One part of the Microbacterium aurugineum genome encodes these proteins:
- a CDS encoding aminotransferase class III-fold pyridoxal phosphate-dependent enzyme translates to MTTVPHLRTEIPGPRSRELHAQREAAVASGFGITLPVFIERAGTSTLEDVDGNTLIDLASGIAVTSVGAANPVVRAEVAAQLDRFTHTCFMVTEYEGFVRVAEWLNEHTPGDFDKRTALFSTGAEAVENAVKIARAHTGRPAVLVIDEAYHGRSLLTMAMTAKEHPYKTGFGPFPEAVVRAPNANPLRGQGADAALAEIERLIAEHGPEHFAALVVEPIQGEGGFVVPAPGFLPGLRRITDAYGIVLVVDEIQSGLGRTGMLFASAHEGVAGDITLTAKALGGGLPLSAVTGRADIMDAAHPGGLGGTYAGNPLACAAALAVFEVLDDPGLLPGVTGIERSIRRHLEPLVDELAVVAEVRGRGAMMAVEFADPGTLAPRSDLAQRVAAACHAAGVIALTCGTHGNVIRLLPPLVIEEAVLEAGLDILTASIRTVVAEEAAA, encoded by the coding sequence ATGACGACTGTTCCTCACCTGCGCACCGAGATCCCCGGACCCCGGTCACGCGAGCTCCATGCCCAGCGCGAAGCCGCCGTCGCCTCCGGCTTCGGCATCACCCTCCCGGTCTTCATCGAGCGAGCCGGCACCTCGACGCTCGAGGACGTCGACGGGAACACCCTCATCGACCTCGCATCCGGCATCGCGGTGACCAGTGTGGGGGCGGCGAACCCGGTCGTGCGCGCCGAGGTCGCCGCGCAACTCGACCGGTTCACGCACACGTGCTTCATGGTGACCGAGTACGAGGGCTTCGTCCGCGTCGCGGAGTGGCTGAACGAGCACACCCCCGGTGACTTCGACAAGCGCACCGCGCTGTTCAGCACCGGCGCCGAAGCCGTGGAGAACGCCGTCAAGATCGCGCGGGCCCACACCGGTCGTCCCGCCGTGCTCGTGATCGATGAGGCGTACCACGGTCGATCGCTCCTGACGATGGCGATGACCGCGAAGGAACACCCGTACAAGACGGGCTTCGGGCCCTTCCCCGAGGCTGTGGTCCGCGCCCCCAACGCGAATCCGCTGCGCGGGCAGGGGGCGGATGCGGCCCTCGCCGAGATCGAGCGGCTCATCGCGGAGCACGGCCCGGAGCACTTCGCCGCCCTGGTCGTCGAACCGATCCAGGGCGAGGGCGGCTTCGTCGTTCCGGCTCCCGGGTTCCTCCCCGGCCTCCGCCGGATCACCGACGCCTACGGGATAGTCCTCGTCGTCGACGAGATCCAGTCCGGACTCGGCCGCACCGGGATGCTGTTCGCGAGCGCGCACGAGGGCGTCGCCGGTGACATCACCCTCACTGCGAAGGCGCTCGGAGGTGGCCTGCCGTTGAGCGCCGTGACGGGGCGTGCGGACATCATGGACGCCGCCCATCCCGGCGGGCTCGGCGGCACCTACGCGGGTAATCCGCTGGCGTGCGCGGCTGCGCTCGCCGTGTTCGAGGTGCTCGACGATCCGGGGCTCCTGCCGGGGGTGACCGGTATCGAGCGCTCGATCCGTCGGCATCTCGAGCCCCTGGTCGACGAACTCGCCGTGGTCGCCGAGGTCCGCGGGCGCGGTGCGATGATGGCCGTCGAGTTCGCGGATCCGGGAACGCTCGCCCCTCGCAGCGACCTCGCCCAGCGGGTCGCTGCGGCATGCCATGCGGCGGGCGTGATCGCCCTCACCTGCGGCACGCACGGCAACGTCATCCGGTTGCTCCCGCCCCTGGTGATCGAAGAGGCTGTCCTGGAGGCCGGCCTGGACATCCTGACCGCATCCATCCGCACGGTCGTCGCCGAGGAGGCCGCCGCATGA